The proteins below come from a single Aegilops tauschii subsp. strangulata cultivar AL8/78 chromosome 6, Aet v6.0, whole genome shotgun sequence genomic window:
- the LOC109740579 gene encoding vacuolar iron transporter homolog 2-like, with amino-acid sequence MAPADLSSRVHAAADAAPKSPAEPKQEEISPAAADVEAGGGSPGGDGVNYVARAQWLRAAVLGANDGLVTVASLMIGVGAVNESRRAMLVSGVAGLVSGACSMAIGEFVSVYAQYDIEVAQIKRTRRDDGDGGSGDRSSLPSPTMGAGASALAFATGAALPLLSGGFVRTWAGRVAAVCAASSVGLAGFGVLGAYLGGASAVRSGARVLVGGWLAMATTYGALKLFGVHGA; translated from the coding sequence ATGGCTCCCGCCGACCTTAGCTCGCGCGTCCACGCGGCCGCAGACGCCGCACCCAAGTCCCCCGCCGAGCCGAAGCAAGAAGAGATCAGTCCCGCGGCGGCCGACGTGGAGGCGGGTGGCGGCAGcccgggcggcgacggcgtcaaCTACGTAGCCCGCGCGCAGTGGCTCCGCGCGGCCGTCCTGGGCGCCAACGACGGCCTCGTCACCGTGGCCTCCCTCATGATCGGCGtcggcgccgtcaacgagtccaGGCGCGCGATGCTCGTGTCGGGCGTCGCGGGGCTCGTGTCCGGCGCCTGCAGCATGGCCATCGGCGAGTTCGTGTCCGTGTACGCGCAGTACGACATCGAGGTGGCCCAGATCAAGCGCACCCGccgcgacgacggcgacggaggcAGCGGCGACAGGAGTAGCCTGCCGAGCCCGACGATGGGGGCGGGGGCGTCGGCCCTGGCGTTCGCGACGGGCGCCGCGCTGCCGCTTCTGAGCGGCGGGTTCGTGCGGACGTGGGCGGGCAGGGTGGCGGCCGTGTGCGCGGCGAGCAGCGTCGGGCTCGCCGGCTTCGGCGTGCTGGGCGCGTACCTGGGCGGCGCGAGCGCGGTGCGGTCCGGGGCCCGGGTGCTCGTGGGAGGGTGGCTCGCCATGGCCACCACCTACGGGGCGCTGAAGCTCTTCGGAGTGCACGGTGCTTAG
- the LOC109740566 gene encoding autophagy-related protein 13a: MASLSDSGGGRSGAELMVPQFHLKALHAILAARAPRPIAPAPASASAAVRRRDRWFHLPLHAPPAAEHVPEPALGEPVVVDVYLAPSAGAREEEEVVERWTVACEPWAPGERAAAEAGEGLAVNRAYKRCITLLRSLYTTLRLLPAYRVFRTLCASGQGYNYEMGYRVGSFAAPFSRADEAAMRTRGFPPVETHLGRLVVSVQYLPTLAAYNFEITSLSSAMLITDYVGSPAAEPMRSFPSSLTEPASSALPLPSRRPNSWASPAGAYWPQSPGQHAKFSPPPTLYASPTPSPPTFGGGYLQSRLSGETAPMSIPQAGGGRGPVQYRNMSDPSRGFMLPPPSPKSVRGEARSHESLTESGRSSRKAEGLRMADLYANLPAAPKTKDSREESGRFSGVFSSSGSPRHGISRSSSRLSTQDDTDDAYLPFAVDDVDAPDSRPGSSGGRGDQSGTSSHKSQDAAVGYLVHLLRSARPLRDPSNSSVTSRAESTEAGNTSSFMSRRTSDAFEELESFKDIKENLLSRSRSRMQDSFDRS; the protein is encoded by the exons ATGGCGAGCCTGTCGGACTCTGGCGGCGGCCGGTCTGGCGCGGAGCTGATGGTGCCGCAGTTCCACCTCAAGGCGCTGCACGCCATCCTCGCCGCGCGCGCGCCGCGCCCGAtcgcgccggcgccggcgtcggcgtcggcggcggtgcGGAGGCGGGACAGGTGGTTCCACCTGCCGCTCCACGCGCCGCCCGCGGCGGAGCACGTCCCGGAGCCGGCCCTCGGGGAGCCGGTCGTGGTGGACGTGTACCTGGCCCCGTCGGCCGGCgccagggaggaggaggaggtggtggagagGTGGACGGTGGCGTGCGAGCCCTGGGCGCCGGGGGAGAGGGCGGCCGCCGAGGCGGGGGAAGGGCTGGCCGTCAACAGGGCCTACAAGCGCTGCATCACGCTGCTCAGGTCGCTCTACACCACGCTCCGCCTCCTCCCGGCGTACCGCGTCTTCCGCACGCTCTGCGCCTCCGGCCAGGGCTACAACTACGAGATGGGCTACCGCGTCGGCTCCTTCGCCGCCCCCTTCTCCCGCGCCGACGAGGCGGCCATGCGCACCCGCGGCTTCCCCCCCGTCGAGACCCACCTCGGCCGCCTGGTCGTGTCCGTCCAGTACCTCCCCACCCTCGCCGCCTACAACTTCGAGATCACGTCTCTCTCCTCCGCCATGCTCATCACCGATTACGTCGGGAGCCCGGCAGCGGAGCCTATGCGCTCCTTCCCGTCGTCGCTCACGGAGCCTGCCAGCTCGGCCTTGCCGCTGCCCTCACGGCGCCCCAACAGCTGGGCGTCGCCTGCTGGTGCCTACTGGCCACAGTCGCCCGGGCAGCACGCCAAGTTCTCGCCGCCCCCAACGCTGTACGCGTCTCCCACGCCATCTCCTCCCACGTTCGGTGGCGGCTACCTGCAGTCGCGGCTGAGCGGGGAGACCGCACCAATGAGCATACCGCAAGCGGGCGGAGGGAGGGGCCCTGTCCAGTATCGGAACATGTCCGATCCCAGCAGGGGGTTCATGCTGCCTCCACCTTCACCCAAGAGCGTGCGAGGGGAGGCACGGTCACACGAGTCACTCACAGAGAGCGGCCGCTCATCCCGGAAGGCAGAGGGGCTCCGGATGGCCGATCTCTACGCTAACTTGCCTGCTGCTCCAAAG ACTAAGGACAGTAGGGAGGAATCTGGTAGGTTCTCAGGTGTTTTCTCCTCTAGTGGTTCTCCACGACACGGGATTTCAAGGAGTTCAAGCAGACTGTCTACGCAAGATGATACTGATGATGCATATCTTCCTTTTGCTGTGGATGATGTCGATGCACCTGATTCCAGACCTGG GAGCAGTGGTGGTAGGGGGGACCAGTCGGGTACGTCCTCCCATAAATCGCAAGATGCTGCTGTTGGCTATCTTGTCCATCTGCTGAGGTCTGCACGTCCGTTGCGAGATCCTAGCAATTCATCTGTGACATCAAGGGCCGAATCTACCGAAGCAGGCAACACCAGCTCGTTCATGTCCCGTAGAACATCTGATGCATTCGAGGAGCTTGAATCTTTCAAAGACATAAAGGAGAACCTGCTCTCCCGTAGTAGATCTAGAATGCAAGATTCATTCGATAGATCCTAA